A region of Channa argus isolate prfri chromosome 8, Channa argus male v1.0, whole genome shotgun sequence DNA encodes the following proteins:
- the pdcb gene encoding phosducin b: MSERLIDLEETVTHTGPKGVINDWRRFKLESMDPENLPPAKRELLRQMSSPNRARDDSRANLNRKMSVQEYELLKEEDEGCLKKYRRQCMQEMHEKLSFGPRFEGVHDLESGEAFLEVIKKEHHTTVVIVHIYKVGVKGCEELNNCLDCLATEYPTVKFCRIDAVASGAAERFSDDVLPTLLVYKAGELIGNFLACTQHLNEEFFATDVEAFLNSYGLMPEKELPGIENEEENDVE, from the exons atgtctgaaagACTGATCGATTTGGAAGAGACTGTGACCCACACAG GTCCAAAAGGAGTCATCAATGACTGGAGGAGGTTTAAGTTGGAAAGTATGGATCCGGAGAACCTGCCACCTGCAAAAAGGGAACTCCTGAGGCAGATGTCATCCCCTAATAGGGCAAGAGATGACTCCAGAGCAAACCTTAACCGCAAG aTGAGTGTTCAAGAATATGAACTCCttaaggaggaggatgagggatGTCTAAAGAAATACAGACGACAGTGCATGCAGGAGATGCATGAAAAGCTCAGCTTTGGGCCTAGGTTTGAAGGTGTACATGACCTGGAAAGTGGGGAGGCCTTCTTAGAAGTTATCAAGAAGGAGCATCACACCACAGTGGTTATTGTCCACATCTACAAGGTTGGGGTCAAAGGTTGTGAGGAGCTCAACAACTGTCTCGACTGCCTGGCCACTGAGTACCCAACAGTAAAGTTCTGCAGGATTGATGCTGTTGCTTCTGGCGCTGCTGAACGTTTCTCAGATGATGTTTTGCCAACCTTGCTGGTGTACAAAGCTGGAGAACTAATAGGAAACTTTCTGGCTTGCACACAGCACCTAAATGAGGAGTTCTTTGCCACTGATGTGGAGGCTTTCCTCAACAGCTATGGCCTGATGCCAGAGAAGGAGCTTCCTGGAAttgaaaatgaagaagaaaatgatgTAGAGTAA